Proteins from a single region of Abyssalbus ytuae:
- a CDS encoding L-threonylcarbamoyladenylate synthase: protein MADLIRIYEENPNPKEIKRVADILRKGGLVIYPTDTVYGLGCDITNSKALERIAWIKGVKLDKANFSFVCADLSNLSDYVKQIDTPTFKILKKALPGPFTFILPGNNSLPKDFKKKKTVGIRVPANNIAVALVKELGNPIVSTSIYDEDELLEYTTDPELIFEKWENLVDVVIDGGYGDNVASTVIDLSGSEPLVVREGKGKVEEIL from the coding sequence GGGTAGCCGATATTTTGCGTAAGGGAGGGTTGGTGATATATCCTACTGATACTGTATACGGGTTAGGTTGCGATATTACCAATTCCAAAGCCCTGGAACGTATTGCATGGATAAAAGGGGTAAAACTGGACAAAGCCAATTTTTCATTTGTTTGTGCCGATTTAAGCAATCTGTCAGATTATGTGAAACAAATAGACACCCCTACTTTTAAAATACTTAAAAAGGCATTACCGGGACCTTTTACCTTTATTTTGCCGGGGAACAATAGCCTTCCAAAAGATTTTAAAAAGAAAAAAACAGTGGGTATCAGGGTGCCGGCCAATAATATTGCGGTAGCTTTGGTTAAGGAATTAGGTAACCCCATAGTGTCTACTTCTATTTATGATGAAGATGAACTTCTTGAATACACTACCGATCCGGAGTTGATTTTTGAAAAATGGGAAAACCTGGTAGATGTGGTTATTGATGGCGGTTATGGAGATAATGTTGCCTCTACCGTTATAGATTTATCAGGTTCTGAACCCCTGGTGGTAAGAGAAGGGAAGGGGAAAGTTGAAGAAATATTGTAA
- a CDS encoding OmpA family protein yields the protein MKKIFLLGTVGALLLTSCVSKKQYAELEAKQKETQDLLNSATVKLNSCLEDKASLSSSVNALRDQNKMLRANNQELINNVGNLTTLTTKGAENLEKSLESLREKDLTIRKLQDAVTRRDSVNLALVQSLKGVLGNLDDEDINVSVEKGVVYVNISDKLLFSSGSYNVTSKAKEVLGKVATVVNNKPDFEFLVEGHTDNVPISRAGIKDNWDLSVLRATAVVRILQNEFHVSPARMTAAGRGEYIPVESNSSSTGRAKNRRTRIVVLPKIDQFYSMIEEGMKDPAIN from the coding sequence ATGAAAAAAATTTTTTTATTAGGTACCGTTGGAGCATTATTATTAACATCATGTGTATCTAAAAAACAATATGCTGAATTAGAGGCAAAACAAAAAGAAACACAAGATTTATTAAATTCAGCAACAGTTAAATTAAATTCATGCCTGGAAGATAAAGCATCCCTTAGTTCTTCCGTAAATGCTCTCAGGGATCAGAATAAAATGCTTAGAGCAAATAACCAGGAACTTATAAATAATGTTGGAAACTTAACAACTTTAACTACCAAAGGTGCTGAAAACCTTGAAAAGTCACTTGAAAGTTTAAGAGAAAAAGATCTTACTATCAGAAAATTACAAGATGCTGTTACCAGAAGAGACTCTGTAAACCTTGCTTTAGTACAAAGCTTAAAAGGTGTATTAGGTAATCTGGATGATGAAGACATTAATGTAAGTGTAGAAAAAGGAGTAGTTTACGTAAACATATCTGACAAGCTTTTATTCTCAAGCGGTAGTTACAATGTTACCTCTAAAGCAAAAGAAGTTCTCGGTAAAGTGGCAACTGTGGTAAACAATAAACCTGACTTTGAATTTTTAGTAGAAGGCCATACCGATAATGTGCCGATTAGCAGAGCAGGAATTAAAGATAACTGGGATTTAAGTGTTTTAAGAGCAACTGCTGTTGTTAGAATACTGCAAAATGAATTTCATGTAAGCCCTGCAAGAATGACCGCTGCCGGTAGAGGTGAATATATACCTGTAGAATCTAATTCTTCTTCAACAGGCAGAGCAAAAAATCGTAGAACAAGAATCGTGGTATTACCTAAAATTGACCAGTTCTACAGCATGATTGAAGAAGGAATGAAAGATCCTGCTATCAACTAA
- a CDS encoding P-II family nitrogen regulator yields MKKIEAIIRKSKFDDVRDALHQVEVNFFSYWDVTGVGNEKKGHVYRGVSYSTADIQRRYLSIVVSDNFVDRTVEAILTAAYSGNVGDGKIFVSPVEETYRIRTREKGSESLK; encoded by the coding sequence ATGAAAAAAATAGAAGCAATTATCCGTAAATCTAAATTTGATGATGTACGGGATGCATTACACCAGGTCGAAGTTAATTTTTTCAGTTATTGGGATGTTACCGGAGTGGGTAATGAAAAAAAAGGACATGTATATCGTGGCGTAAGTTACAGTACTGCCGATATACAGCGAAGATATTTATCAATTGTCGTTTCTGATAATTTTGTTGACAGGACTGTTGAGGCTATTTTAACCGCTGCCTATTCCGGAAATGTAGGTGACGGGAAAATATTTGTTTCGCCAGTGGAAGAAACATATAGAATAAGAACCAGGGAAAAAGGTTCGGAATCTTTAAAATAA